The Candidatus Eisenbacteria bacterium genome window below encodes:
- a CDS encoding phosphate ABC transporter permease subunit PstC, translated as MKSARITADGVYRATLGGAAALVFVVVALIVFETARGAGLSIKTFGLGFLTGTAWDPVSEKFGALPYV; from the coding sequence GTGAAATCCGCCCGCATCACGGCCGACGGCGTCTACCGCGCCACCCTGGGCGGCGCGGCAGCCCTCGTTTTTGTGGTCGTCGCGCTCATCGTCTTCGAGACGGCCAGGGGCGCGGGGCTCTCGATCAAGACATTCGGGCTCGGGTTTCTCACGGGCACCGCGTGGGACCCGGTGTCCGAGAAATTCGGCGCGCTTCCGTATGTCTA